One Curtobacterium sp. BH-2-1-1 genomic region harbors:
- a CDS encoding PadR family transcriptional regulator, whose amino-acid sequence MSPVFAHGHLRLYLLVLLADHPMHGYEVIQALGDRFGGTYVPSAGTVYPRLAKLEEEGLVTKSADGRKTVYAITDAGRAELDARADEIAAVENGVNDSVKSLADGVRASVGEAMRSLRADLAASAQAPRGRTADEPVDVPSEGAGALREVEMVLSSFRQQVRADLRRRATRGTLGPDTVTRLRDGLEALRKSL is encoded by the coding sequence ATGAGCCCCGTCTTCGCGCACGGCCACCTGCGCCTCTACCTGCTCGTGCTCCTGGCCGACCACCCGATGCACGGGTACGAGGTCATCCAGGCCCTCGGCGACCGCTTCGGCGGCACGTACGTCCCGAGCGCCGGCACCGTGTACCCGCGGCTCGCCAAGCTCGAGGAAGAGGGACTCGTCACGAAGTCCGCGGACGGCCGGAAGACCGTCTACGCGATCACCGACGCGGGCCGTGCCGAGCTCGACGCCCGTGCCGACGAGATCGCCGCGGTCGAGAACGGCGTCAACGACTCGGTGAAGTCCCTGGCCGACGGCGTCCGCGCCTCGGTGGGCGAGGCGATGCGGTCCCTCCGCGCCGACCTCGCGGCGAGCGCGCAGGCACCGCGCGGCCGGACCGCCGACGAGCCCGTGGACGTCCCGTCCGAGGGTGCCGGCGCCCTGCGCGAGGTCGAGATGGTCCTGTCGTCGTTCCGGCAGCAGGTCCGGGCGGACCTCCGCCGTCGGGCGACCCGCGGCACGCTCGGTCCGGACACGGTCACGCGTCTGCGCGACGGCCTGGAGGCGCTGCGCAAGTCCCTCTGA